The DNA segment TCAGTTTGACAATCATCCTTTAACAAGACCTCCTAAGACGTAACACCCAGCACATTTCATAAGTGTAATTTTCATTGCAATCCAAACTTGAAATGTTTGAGGACAAAGCTTGCATCCCAGACTGGTTCACACAAAAGTTACCTGAATGAACTGGAACAAGTAAATAGAGATGGAAAAGTTTCATTGCCAAACTTTTAATGGAATTCAAAATAGATTGCATGGATGTTTCACAAGCCTCTTgatgtgtgttttgtcattaAGACCATTAAATAAAATGTCCTCTTTTTTGTTCATAAAAAAAATTGATATTAATGTTTATAATTATGTGTAATTATAAAATGTTAAGTAATTTTTTTTGCTAACTTGTCAACTCACCCGATTGAAGTGGAAGCTAGCAACCTCACACTCACATGGCAGACTGAGAAGATTGGATTTGAAGCCATCTAGAAGATAAAGTCCAAAATGATGAGACACAACAATGATCGACGTTAATGTGTCGGCGTTCGGTCATGACGGTCGGAATTACCTTTTAAAATCTTGAGTTTGGTCAGAATGGCCATAAAGTCGTCATATCTAATCCCGTCACCTGTAGTGTATCTGTCCCACAGCGTTTTGAAGGTTTCATCATCCAGGATAAAGTCTAAAAATACAGAATATTACATAGAATTTTTGTTTCATGCGTTAAACAAATCTGCATTATGGTTTTTACAACCATTATATAAATAATGAGAAGTAATAtccttatttaaaaaaataattgccCTAATATAACATTGAGACACAGAAGAGTAGCCTACTATGGCAATACATAGTATGGGtatttcaaattgaaaacaTAATAACAAGAAGTATTTCAGTTCTTTAGCAATGAATTGTGCTATTTTGATAAAGATTATCATGAAGTGCTTGCTTGCCCTTAAAACATGACAACGGGTGGAACAACATCTTACCACGGACAGTAAGGGCATTTTTCATTTGCAGTTTTGTGACAAAACCAAGATTCTTCAACTCATAAGAGTCTATGAATTCCGTCTTCATAGTTGACACAATGTTCCAGCTCAGAAAACTCTGCTACATCCAGTTTACCCGATTTATCTTTCTACAAAAAACTGGTTAAGAATTCAAAACTGAGGAACAAGTAAAAAGTATTATTTGTTTCATTTACATATTCTATATGTCAATAGTCCAAAATGTGCTAGGATGTACACAATAATTTTTAAGCTGTAAAGGATACATCCATAAAAGCCAAAAATGTACGGGCAGTCTGAAGACTTATTTCTGGAGGAAGAAGGATCGACCGTTATTTGGAAGTCATACACCACATCAACCACAGTCTGCATGTTTGTACTTGTATGGAGAAACAAAAATGTGTATGTGCAAAACTCCTTCTTTTCCAACCTTGATCCCTGATGTAATAGTCAAGCTTATTCAGCTTGGCAAGAACTTCTTCGGCTGTGAGTTCCTGTTAAACCACACAATacttacactttttttttttttttacttccaaCATGTCTAggcagggccggcccaagcctttatggggccttaagcaGAATTGATTTGGGAGCCCCTCCCTTTGTATAATTACCAATAACATAATATATCTATTTTCTTTATTAAGCTGTAATTTCATGTGCTCTTGGAggccctctggtggccatgGGGGCCCTAAGCACCCGCTTAGTTTgcttatgccttgggccggcTCTGTGTCTAGGTATGTGTAGTAGTGACCCATGTAAAGTATATGTAAAGAGGCATCTGTGTACATGTTGTGAATGCATATGAATAACAATGAAGAAAACACACCTCAGTTTTGCTATCTTCCTGTGGACAAAATTAAGGAAATAATTCAAAATTCAAGGGATAACATGGAATGGTTTGAAGGAATTTGGTTTATGATTATTTGTTGGTCAACTTCAGTGTCTAAATATAAAGTGATATCAGGcctaatcctttataaaacattagaAGTTACATTTTGATAATACATGTTGATTTGATACTTACACTTATACATGACTCCTCAGGAAAGGAGTCACAAGTCAGTTGATGCGGCCATGACAAGCCAAGTTTTTCCAACAGACTCTGACACTGCCGTTTGACACGCTCACAGAGAGATCTGCAAGGATGCTGTACTACACCTCCCCCACACTGAGGGGTATGGACAGAGCATAGGAAGAAGCGTATATCGGCTGAACAGACACTCTTCACTAAAGGCTCTAAAGCGGCAATCTGAACAGTCACTTCGCTTTGAATTTTGTGTCCAAGAGTGTTTGGCATGGTTGTAGAACAGGTTTTGGCACATTGGAACTGTGATTAGCTCGCTCGGCTCCTGTTGTGCAGGAATGCTGACCACACCAAGCtatacaaaaaacacacaaaaacacaataattAATATTGATGTCCATGTCTATCATAACGTACCTGTGCATGGTTAATTCTGGGTAGGCATTTAGCACAGGGACACATACATGTTCACAGGATTAGTTTGTAAATGAATCACACTCCAGTTCACGAGGCCAGTTCACGCCAAATTTGTTCATAAGACTTTCACAGCCCGCTTTGGCTTCCTCACAGAGAGCCTTACATGGTGGCAACGAttttccagacacacagacaggggtaTAGACAGAGCAAAGGAATAGCTGGAGTGTTGGAGAACACTTGGTTTTCATAAGGGGCTGATGTTGGTCCAACTCCAAAGCAGCCATTTCCTGCCATTTCCGGCTGGTCTGTGGAAGTATGTTTGGCCTCTTAGTCTGTGAGTATTGCAGGTTTTTGCAAAGAGGAATGGTGATGGGCTCACAGGTTTCTGAAGGAGCTGTGGGGACAGACCCTCGACTCTGAAATTGAGGACAAGGAGGTCAGTGTTTTCTGAATCTACTGAATAAAATATTAATATTTGAATATAGAACAACAACTTtgtaattaacccttgtgttatcttcgggtcattctgacccatcagtcattgtgacccaccgtcgtattgcgacaaatttacctcatacaaaaacaaagtgaagcattttcttttaactgtcgggctgtctcagaccccccacattggaatggttaaaagaaaataatttttatttgtttttgtattgggtaaaattgggtaaacacaacaatggttcgttatgaacctttgggtcatgtgacccgaaggcagcacgaggttTAAGTCACAGCCAGGGTGTATCTCGAAGCAGGACTACTGAGTTAGTAATCCTGGATTTTATTTAATACACAAATCCAAATTCTAAATGAAAAAGCCTATTCtgattgatgatgatgattattctTATTTTACTTACATTGGCACATGATCGTTCTGGGTATTGCTCACAATTAAGATCTTCTGGCCAGGTTAGACCTTTACCTTCCAGGACAGGCTGGCAGTCACGCCTCACTCTCTTACACAGCGTTTGACACGGGTGTAGAGTTGATTGCTTGTCAGGGACACCCTCAGGAGAAACAACATGGCATAGGAATGTTGTGACCTCCGCAGAGCAGCCCATGTCCACAATCTGGCGAAGCTGATCAAGGTTGTACCGTCTCTTTCCAGTTGGATGACGGGTCATGTAGCTCACGTCTTGACAAAAATCCACCGCCACGGGCTTGCAAGAATCCGCGTTTCCACTTTGCTCGCTTTTTGACACTTGGACCAGGAGTAGGCCTACCGTCCCCAAAACGAAAATGGCCCAGATGCCCATGACTCTGAGTCTGTGCAGTGATGCTGTATCAATAATTTCAGAGCTTCAGGTTTAAACGTAATCCCTTTGCAATGCAATTCATATGCTGTGCTGCTAAAAGGacgaaacttttttttacagacTGTGCCTTTCTACAACTGCGTTTGACGTTAAAATCGGTGAAGGGCGAGGTTTAAACATTGAaagcaaaaaaaagaaacactttTTATATAATGTTTACGGAATTTAAATGTGGGGTCCGAATGGATGCGTATGACCTATCAGAACACAGATGAAACATCTGTGTCCCCACAACTCTTGTACAGTAGCCTATCAGAGTGTAGTAGGCAACACAAATTTGGACCATGCGCATCCGGTAAATGGTACTGATACGGTGATGTGTAATAtgacactttttgtcatattagctgaaataaaataaaaaataaaggcAGGATGGGTTTCAGTAACTTTTGCAAAATAGCTATTTTTGCTCaagtttgaaaggattcaaaccaaaacatCCCACTCCCTTAAAAGCCACTCCTCCAAAAAATACGACTGGCACTCGGTAGATAGACAGACGAGTAGCCCATACAATCATTCCATTCAGTCTGAATGCCATCCTATAATTTGTGCCGGTCCTACCTTAATGATTGgtcatgtttattacagtcctgcaacacccaCAGATATCGGATTTATTTAATTTGACTGATTTTAGAttgtattggttgctatcaggatgtgaaatTTATTTCAGCATATATGACAAAAagagcttctcaacaacattacctTCCCTGCCTTTAATATGATGGAAACAGATAACATGAGAGGACTTACTATATATGACACAAAAGTTATACCTGTTTATTCAGTACATAGGCACAGAAGTGGTCAACATTTAGTTATGTGCATCATTCCTATATCTTCATTGGTTATAATGGGAGTTCTAAAATAACTTCCAATATCTTAATGTTAAAGAGTAACAAAATACCCAGGTTAAGCCTTATCCCATCCCATCATATtttcagaaaatacagaaagaaTTTACTGGCTTCCTTAATGAAATGCTAAAATGGATACAGATACTAAACATGGCCAATTGTGTACACTACAGTATAGATAAGTCTGGGGGGGTAGGGTACTTCTTACACAATCCTTCCCTTTGATAACAAAATGGTACCCTGAAAAAGCAACTCCACATAAAAAAAATCAGATATTTTTTTTGAGAGAGCTAGCATTTACCAACTTGAAAGCTTTTGTAAAAATAATTCCAATTGAGACAGCGTTTAGTCGTGTGTGAGCATTAGGATAGCTTTCACTCAGAGATTTTAGTTACTTTTTAACATGGCGTGTGACAcagtaacaaaacaaaaacttttTTCTATAAACAGGGACAGTGAggatttaattaattaattaatgaggATTAATTCATGTTAATATAAAAACAATCATTTATGAAAAGAGGTATGTGAGTATAAAATACATACATTGGGGAAACATTAACTCATGCAGATTTATTAGCATTATAGACAGACCATCTAAATTGCATTCTTCCGTGTTTCTTCTTTAACAGCTCATAGTGCACTGGATGAACtgatgagagagggaaagaggaagactGTGAAAACACAAAGGGTCTTTCTCTCTAAACGTTTAACATGATTTAATACATTGACTCAGATCAAAGATTGccattatttttgttttgtttttgaccAGCTTATGAATAGTAATATGCAAGACTTACGTCATCATATTGAAATGCGGCAGACCCTTGTCCAGTTGTGTCCCTTTTTCTGAATACatctaaaaaataaattaataaaaacatgaagcacTGAAACACTAGTATTTCTTGCAGACTTCTTTACAGGTTTGATCTAatttaaaagaagaaaaaagctaTGACCAGGTTACATTCATGTtcaacaatttgtcagctgcaAATATGGATTAACGCCCCAAAAACCTCAGGTGGTTTCTCAGTGGTTTACAGTAGTATCAGATGTACTTAAAAACATCCTAAAAGTTTACCAAAATTTGACTCCAAGAAAAGCCCCATTTTCAATGGCGGCCGTCAGGTCCTTAAAATGACCATTACTCCTTTGTATTCTTCCTAGACCAGGAATACTGGTGCCTGATACATGTTTTGGCCATGTAAAATTCTAATGAGCATATTTACATGATAGATAAGTGATTCCAAGTACAATTATATATTAAAGCCATTGGTTACAAGCATATTTATGCGAAAGTAAGTACAATTTCCCTTTAGTAATTGCATATTTCTCCTTTCTCATATCGTTTTGCCTAGAGTTGGTGGTTTCTGTGGTTCATAACCATTGTTTTGATTCCAATAAAGAATACATTCATTAGAACTGTCTGGTACTGTAAAATTAGTCAAAACAGGGCTGCCACCTTTCCAATCCACACCATGATCTGGGAGTAAAGTCTTTGGCAGTGGTATTTGGTTGAGGACTCAGTTGGAGGCAGACGTTCTGGGGTAACAAATGATTTGGCGGTAACGATTTTCTTTTTAAAAAAGGTTGTAGCGCAAAGAGGCCAGTGAATCGGTACTCTTTCCGCCAAACAACACTGCCATTGCGTTGGTCCCATGGTCCTCTATGATATTCCTTGCTTGATGAGCAGAAACACATTTGCACGCACAGGACTGGATGGTTGATTCGCCATTCACAAGTTTCTGGAATGCTGTCTGTTTGCCAACACAAAAAATGTGTGAAGTTGTATCAGGCGTGAATAAACAGcaactgggaacacaagtcactACCCAGGATTTGTTTCATCTCACTGATGTTGTACACTTTAGTAGCTTTGTAGAGATATtagggggcgccccgccccaccaatggcaccccccgccccccccccctggaatgtcaagttaattaaaaaaaattatatatatagcgcccgatcacaaaataagtcatttctggttacctttcctataaaacaggtctatagcttgctattttattaaacaaactaaatggccttatgttatttatcttatttacacgacggcatgtcatttctgtctctacatggtcgccgtcgcccccccccccccctcctcccccctcaaagctgtaaacctaggtgAAACACTGAAGATTGTGGGCTGATGTTCTGAGGCGTTGACTGCAGCTTTGACAATGTCCACGTCAGCATCGCCTGATGCATTGATAACAGTGCAGCccttcttctccagctcctcggtCATAAGATTGATAAGTCCTTGTTTGTTGCAAGATCTGGAAAGGAAATCCTTCTTTCTTACCAAAACCTCAGTCTCTGCATTGAAGTTAACGATGGGGTGAGTGTTTTCACCACGTCTCTGATGCGTATTGTCTTTGATGAAAGGACCTTCGCTATAACTTCAAAAACAACTGTTGCTTTACCATAATAGCGTATGGTAAAGTCTGCATATGACCGTAACTGTCACCCTTTTTCCATGCCAAGCGGTGAACCAGGGAGCCACCGTCAAGGACATAATGCTCAGTTGGTGGGATGGAATCCAGGACAGTTTCGTTAGATTTCTTGCATGAGAACTCAGTGACTGCCTGCGCTAGTTGGGGCTTGTTGGCTTTACGGAAGATTTCCTTTCCTTCGAACAGGGCTTCAGGAAATGAgctcattaaccctcgtgctgccttcgggtcacatgacccaaaggttcacaacgaaccatcgttgtgtttacccaatttcacccaatacaaaaacaaataaaaataattttcttttaaccattgcaatgtggggggtctgagacagcccgacagttaaaagaaaatgcttcactttgtttttgtatgaggtaaatttgtcgcaatacgacagtgggtcacaatgactgatgggtcagaatgacccgaagataacacaagggttaaattttCCAGTTTTCGACATGATCAGGAACCGTTGGAACAGCAAAGCAGGATCAATGTTGCAAGACTGCAGGAAAATAACTGttcccagggaggaggggtggggggggtgttttaAGTAGTCAAGGATTTTGGATATTTTAAGGGCTTCCAGCCCATCTTGGACGCCATCTTGAAAATTACACCTTTCTAGTGGTCAAACTTTTAGTATGTTATTAAGGACACCTAATACTACCAAAAAAACAGCTGAGAAACCTTTTGTTAGAATTTTTTGGGGGTTAGGTGTTTGGTTTTTCATATATGCAGCCGCCTAAATAGGCAAACAGTTCAAACAATGAGCCTACTTTTATCTTATGCATTCATCACATATTTCAACAACATCCCTTCATACCTGTATAACTACAGTACTGGTACCTAATACTCCTTGTATTGTTTAAGTGAGCATTTTATGGCCAGGTTTAGGGTTTTGACTGTGTGTACAATACAACCATGAGCAGTGATAACAGAAACACAAAAGTCTACTCACCAGTCAGCGTCCTGAGTTTCACACAACAAGCCACATAGTCGTCAAACGTTATCTTCCCTTGAGTACTGTAACGTTTGATGACACAGTTCATGGCTTGTGGGCTCAAACTGTAGCCTGCGATCAAACAAGGAAAAGCCACAGCTCATCACCATTTCTCTCTTATTCCACCGAGCATCCCCTCAGTCGGGGCCTTCTGCTGTCCTATTGTTTCTCACTGTATTGTGTTAGCAGTTAGCTACACCAATAAAATCACGCCTCCTTGTGTGATGTTCATACCCATCGTGGAGACGGCCTGATGCATCTCCTGAGGGTCCACAGTCCCACTTCGATCACGGTCGATGGACATGAAGTGCTGCTTCCAACCATTGAGCACAGCCCACAACTCCTTGAACTCGTTGAAACCCATGGTGCAGGACATGTCTCTCTACAGGAAGTACTTTGGTTGAGGAAAAAACCATAACAGCTGTTATTTTGTACATTATTTCTCCAAGTCATTGGTTGACACTGTGTACGTTTCTGACATTAATTCTAGCAGCCTAATGTGGCAAAACATAGTGGGCTGACAAACACATGGTAGACATCTGGCATTGTTCATAGCCTGAGGTGACATTGTTCATCGCTTGGTTTCATACTATTTTCAGCTGTGACCAGTAGCTCCACAGCTCATCAGTCAGCTTTTAGGTCTCCAAACGTGTGgatgcatgcgcgtgtgtggtTGCAGCTACTGTGAATTCCCTCTTGTTTAAAAAGCCTTACCAACAGAATAAACATACACTGGCTGCAAACCAATGACAAACGGTAATATGCGGACAACAGACaatatttgtaaaatatttgagaaataTTTTGCTAGCAGGTTCCACTTAATTGGctgcatcaattatttaagaCATTTTTTGATAGGCTGGTTTGCCAAGGATACATCCAACATGTTGATCATCAGACGGCAAGTCTCCAGGTTAAAAGCTGTCAAAATAAGACAATTTATAACCTATACAGTTGCCCATATTTTGAAGTCCTGGACCTAAACAGaatttaacaacaacaaaaatgtgtATTTCTGGATGAGGGTGGAAAAATGTGACCACATTCAGTAATGAAGAACTCATCTATTACAAAGTATCTGTCAAGACATGTTCCCCAGATCAATATTCAACTTAttaacatcacacattgatcCCTGTGAGTGTATTTCTTACGTCTGTAGCCTCCAGAGAAGCCAGCCTGTGTGAGGCAGGCCTGAAGCTCCTCTGCTGATATGTGTCCATCCTACCATTGCCAGCAGACGAATATAAATCAGTCATTTATCAAACATGCAAAGTGATCTACAACACAATATTATTCATaagagaatgtctgtgtgttgtcttAAAATAAATGGTGGCAGTCTGTAGAATACGCCAATGAATTGATGTTGATTCACTATGCTTATTCGTAAGGTTGTGTATTACGTTTCCAGCAACTCCAGTAAAGTATCCAAAGAGGGGGTCCTGTTGCTGGCCAGGAAATCCTCCATAACCTGGAGCTCCTGGGGCACCTCCATACTGCTGTAGAACAGGGGCAGAGATAAGACTGGGGCTAGGGATACAGCAGTTTTCACCattatattgttatattttttttcACTAAACGTGTGATGGCACTTAGTGCACCCAAAACTGTCTACTGTACGGCACGGCACTATCCTTTACTGAGCCTGTCCTGTTTCACAAATGTTGTACTGTCTTGCGTTGTTTGTACACTGCTTGCACACGTGCACTTTATGTAGTTCTGTGTAGTCTTGTTCTGTGCAGTCTTGTGTAGCTCTGTGTTGTTCCATGTAGCACCATGGTCCTAGGGAACATTGTTTCATtgactgtgtagcctactgtattaGCTGTATATTATGGTGCAAATGACAATAGCCAGGCTATAGAAAGGATAGTCATCAGAAAGAGAGTGCGTAGATGACAGCATTGCAACACAGCCCAAAGTTCATAATTTGAATCAGTTACCATATCCATGTCTTTTATGGAGACTTGTTACCATGAGTGTAGTTAATCAGTTTGAAGTCCACTTTTTCAGTTATTTCCTGTCTAACTCTGCAGCGTTGTTACGTACAGAGTAGTAGGATGTGTAGAAGGAGTATAATTATTCTGCATTTGTTTCTGATACAATTATGGGTGGTAGTAGAAAGGTTTACGACTTTGCCATCTACAGTGTAGGGCCTAGATTTGTAGATTAAAAAGATTCAGTCACTATCGTGGCAGGGTACTGACCACGCCTCCTCTTCTTTAGTAACGTTAAATCCGGAAAATACCAGAGCACATTCTTGCGAAAAACGCTGCCTCACAGGAAATAGACCAAACGTAGGCTATTCTATTGTAGATGCCTCATCTTGGACATGCATCAATTTACGCCATAGGCCTACTATGTGGATAGAATTACTCCCGTATGCTTTGTCGTAACACATTCGAGTCGTCCCACGACCCCTATACTAGCTAATTACATTATGAAAATGACGTAATCAGCTAGTCTAGTAATAGAGATAAGTAAGTAAAGCAAATGGATCGCTGCTTGTGGGCATGACAACTTTTCAAAACAAGTGTCGCGTTTTTATGCGTAGCTTTACCTATTCAATTGTATGGTTTGAAACGGTTTTAGTCAACCTTGTCTCTAACAAGTCAACTTCCGGACACCGACATCACCTAACCCATTCATCTTCTCCCTTTTTATGCGCAATTACATCTGATAAGCTGTTTGCATAAATAACTTACCCCTCCTGGATAGCCACCGGGTGGAGCACCATATCCTGGATAAGCCATTTTTAAGAACAAAAAGGAATTGAACGATGTAATCTTAAATCCTGTCGCGGCTGATGAAGTCAAGTAGCTAGCTCTGCTTGCTGACCTGCCTTTTTTTTGTCGAGAGGGTGTGTCAGCTTTCACCAGGATGAATGTGGGAGGAGTTTGTTGTTTAAAATATAAGTTATTTGTAGCTCAAAGGTTGAATGTATCATTTTATAAGTCTGCATGTTCATTATTGTTATAGAGCCATATACCAGAGCCATGTAAAGAGATGGCATCTGGGTAATACACACAGTGAGATTATTTGATCACGTGACAGCTACTGTACCAATGGCACACAGTTGACAACTGTAATGAACATTTATTCTGACTGAATCAAAGAAGTCAAACTACAGACGTGGAAATTAATTCACAAATAAAACTTTGCATAAACTTGATTACATGTTGTGTCATTTTAAGCGTAGGTGCTCAACACCATTTAAAGGATCCCCAATCATTTCTGTCATTATTAGGTGTGCCAGGGTTAGGGTGACCCGAAGCATGACCCTGAAAAGGAGGACACTTGGgtccaaaaaggaggacaatccCAAAAAGTTGTTGACCAAAAAGTTGTTAATTATGTTGCATAAGGTTGTGTATTACGTTTCCAGCAACTCCAGTAAAGTATCCAAAGAGGGGGTCCTGTTGCTGGCCAGGAAATCCTCCATAACCTGGAGCTCCTGGGGTACCTCCATACTGCTGTAGAACAGGGACAGAGATAAGGgcctcccattcatttgaaaatgaatgggaggctAAATGTAagtctacccccccaccccccctgaaaaaaaaacactgaacaaTATCAGTAAACATAGCTCTGACCACGCCTCTCCTGCAACTCACGGACCACAGTTCTCCATTTGTCCCTGTGTTTGTAGGGCAACTTTTGAATGATGTTTAGGATGTGACCGGTGTACCGGTATTCTGTGTTGTGTTAGaatttttgtgtgtatatgattgGACGCCAGGTAGTGATGGACGGTGGATTATTTTTACTTTGCATACAGGCACCTTCCCATGCCTTTCCCATGCAGGCACATGCcaaaagggaagaggaggagccaaaGCAGGAAATAAACTGGTAATAAGACTGGTACATTGCGACAGAATATTAAagggaaagacacacacatatacatgttaCACCCCAACTTTAGTGGCCCTATGGGGCGAACAAACATTCCACCACTGACCCAAAACAACTACTAAGAACACCTTTAAAAGTACCAAATCCATGGGATTTAATAATACAACATCATTTCACAAACTATAAGACAACCATAGCAGTGCAACAAACTCCCAGGCTAAGAGGCAGCAAGACCAGCAGTCCCCAAGCTAGAAGCCTCTCCTGCAGCAGGAAACTGGAGTCTTTATCTGCTGCTTGATCACCTGGCCAGGTGCATCTCATCTGGTAATCATGGGGAACACAACCTGGGCGGAACTACAGaaaagggaagggaggtgacAAACAAAGAACACAACACATGTGGCCGTAACAATACACATCAGGCATActtgaacattgtgtaattctATCAAACAGTACTTATTTACATATGTTCCACATATTGCCAGGCAAGTTCAACTCATTCATTATTCAACCTCTTCCATGCCATTGCAACCTCCTCTCAAAAACAGACTGCAGAGGGCATATGCTGACAGCTTCTGACAAGGTCCCTAGGCTACCCCCTTGTGTATTGTTCGAGAAAATATAAGTAGTCGCtcgggtttacatttacatttacatttattcatttagcagacgcttttatccaaagcgacttccaagagagagctttacaaagtgcataggtcactgatcataacaacgagatagccacaaaacattgcgagtagccaaaacatgaagcacacattgtgaacaaccaaaataagtgccaaagggaagaaccataagagcatgtagttaaacaagttacaattaaacaacatgaactgctataagtgcaagtgtacctgtggaaaaaaagcaagcaacaataataaaacaatatatcacagcgagtacaaaaatgtaagtcagttaccactaaccacaagagcaacaagtctctaagcaagagtcattgtgatccttgaggaaactaacatcgggtcaagcgaaccattcctaagtaccgttgtactcccggaacaagtgcgtcttgagccttttcttgaaggtggagagacagtcagtgtctctgatggacgTTGTCAGTCAGGTTGTCAGTCTTCTCTTCAATGCTGTGCTCAAAAGTCATTATGAATGTGTGATATTGCAGGGTCATTGTCGAATACCTGAATGTCTCTCCTAGGCAAAAATGAAAGAGACTGTTAAACTCACAAGGCTCTCTCATTTTGTTTTTCCAAGACTGAAATAACATGACTCTGACTCTCACTACTGCTTGGCTCCATTGTTGCAGGGTAATTACTTTAGTGTTGAAACTGGGTGTGCTTGAATAGTTTGTGCCattggcgattttagacccttgATTTAGATTTTAGACCCTTAATTTGACCCATCAAATTATAATAAACTATAAtaatgttatttttttattattattttttttaggggtgctgagatgaaatttaggggtgctaaatttcatatatattataatttgatgctggtagttcatgaagaaagggacatcctttgcttcccaactttacaactggctctggaaccaatcgtcactcctaatgccttaacctcacagccaatcagaggcagagtggggTGAGGTTTACAGACCCATCTTACATCATCAAGTAGAAACAATTTTAcctaaacaagttacaattgaacaacatgaaactccccac comes from the Osmerus eperlanus chromosome 7, fOsmEpe2.1, whole genome shotgun sequence genome and includes:
- the LOC134023932 gene encoding frizzled-7-B-like; protein product: MGIWAIFVLGTVGLLLVQVSKSEQSGNADSCKPVAVDFCQDVSYMTRHPTGKRRYNLDQLRQIVDMGCSAEVTTFLCHVVSPEGVPDKQSTLHPCQTLCKRVRRDCQPVLEGKGLTWPEDLNCEQYPERSCANSRGSVPTAPSETCEPITIPLCKNLQYSQTKRPNILPQTSRKWQEMAALELDQHQPLMKTKCSPTLQLFLCSVYTPVCVSGKSLPPCKALCEEAKAGCESLMNKFGVNWPRELECDSFTN
- the sri gene encoding sorcin isoform X1, yielding MAYPGYGAPPGGYPGGQYGGAPGAPGYGGFPGQQQDPLFGYFTGVAGNDGHISAEELQACLTQAGFSGGYRPFNLETCRLMINMLDRDMSCTMGFNEFKELWAVLNGWKQHFMSIDRDRSGTVDPQEMHQAVSTMGYSLSPQAMNCVIKRYSTQGKITFDDYVACCVKLRTLTDVFRKRDTTGQGSAAFQYDDFIQCTMSC
- the sri gene encoding sorcin isoform X2, which gives rise to MAYPGYGAPPGGYPGGYGGAPGAPGYGGFPGQQQDPLFGYFTGVAGNDGHISAEELQACLTQAGFSGGYRPFNLETCRLMINMLDRDMSCTMGFNEFKELWAVLNGWKQHFMSIDRDRSGTVDPQEMHQAVSTMGYSLSPQAMNCVIKRYSTQGKITFDDYVACCVKLRTLTDVFRKRDTTGQGSAAFQYDDFIQCTMSC